In the Flavisolibacter tropicus genome, one interval contains:
- a CDS encoding OmpA family protein — protein sequence MYGHLQKKTRNCKLVIKLLGALLIVFTVMPAKAQENDTVIVHFAFDKADLTTETITKIDQFLAAYTGHEGMAPLTLRGHCDAVGSDAYNDKLSERRVAAVLSYLKQKGLPDSAVRFFKGYGEHQPLLDNQTAYGRQQNRRVEIIWPVAAVSVTPPPIRQKDTIPVFTQETIKIVKEGQTLRLKNINFYGGSHQFLVQSQAALNELLTVMKDNPALVIEIQGHICCMPGSRDGFDYDSNDWNLSHNRARAVFDYLYQNGIDASRMSYKGFAGRVPLVYPENTEDDRTANRRVEIKIIKR from the coding sequence ATGTATGGCCACCTCCAGAAAAAGACCCGCAACTGTAAACTAGTAATCAAACTGCTTGGTGCTTTACTGATCGTGTTTACTGTAATGCCAGCAAAAGCCCAGGAGAATGATACAGTTATTGTGCACTTTGCTTTTGATAAAGCGGATCTAACAACGGAGACTATTACTAAAATTGATCAGTTCCTGGCTGCCTACACAGGCCATGAAGGTATGGCGCCCTTAACACTTCGCGGTCATTGTGATGCTGTTGGTAGTGATGCTTATAACGATAAGCTTTCTGAGAGGCGTGTGGCTGCAGTATTATCGTATTTAAAGCAAAAAGGTTTGCCAGATTCGGCTGTTCGTTTTTTCAAAGGCTATGGCGAACACCAACCGCTGCTTGATAACCAAACAGCTTATGGTAGACAGCAGAACCGGCGGGTAGAGATCATCTGGCCGGTAGCGGCCGTTAGTGTAACACCGCCGCCAATAAGACAAAAGGATACGATACCCGTATTCACCCAGGAAACAATTAAGATCGTAAAAGAAGGGCAAACCCTGCGTCTGAAAAACATTAATTTCTACGGTGGTAGTCATCAGTTCCTGGTACAGTCGCAGGCAGCATTAAATGAATTACTGACTGTAATGAAGGATAATCCTGCATTGGTCATTGAGATACAAGGGCATATTTGTTGTATGCCGGGATCAAGAGACGGCTTTGATTATGATTCTAATGACTGGAACCTGTCTCATAATCGGGCACGTGCTGTGTTCGATTATTTATATCAAAACGGAATCGATGCCAGTAGGATGAGTTATAAAGGTTTTGCAGGCCGTGTACCATTGGTGTATCCTGAAAACACAGAAGACGACCGGACCGCCAACCGCCGTGTAGAAATTAAAATCATTAAGCGGTAA
- a CDS encoding CDGSH iron-sulfur domain-containing protein — translation MATTKLTINSDGSVRVEGDFEIVDKQGNVYGLGGRELVSICRCGQSKNKPFCDGSHKGNFEHAAIAFDLPPKKQA, via the coding sequence ATGGCAACAACAAAACTTACCATCAACAGCGATGGCTCCGTGAGAGTAGAAGGTGATTTTGAAATAGTAGACAAGCAAGGTAATGTATATGGCTTAGGTGGAAGAGAACTCGTATCCATTTGCCGCTGTGGTCAATCTAAGAACAAGCCTTTCTGTGATGGTTCACACAAGGGAAATTTTGAGCATGCAGCAATTGCTTTTGACCTTCCACCCAAGAAACAGGCGTAA
- a CDS encoding amino acid permease — protein sequence MLRKSVTRLIAEANEEGHKTLKRSLGPFSLIAIGIGVIIGAGLFSLTGIAAANNTGPAVTLSFIIAAIGCAFSALCYAELAAMVPVSGSAYTYSYATIGELFAWIIGWDLVLEFSVGAATVGISWSQYLVRFLGQYGIHLPPQLVSSPFETVALADGSIVSGIFNLPAVLVVVAMTAVIIRGTKGSALFNAIVVTLKVAVVLVFIALGWQYINPANYHPYIPQNTGTFGEFGWSGILRGAGVVFFVFIGFDIVSTMAQETKNPQRNMPIGIIGSLAVCTILFVLFGYVMTGLANYTEFKNSAAPVAIAIQKTPYLWLSQAIILAILIGYTSVILVDLLGQSRVFYSMSRDGLLPKVFSDLHPKFQTPVKSNILLCVFISLFAGLVPIRVVGEMTSIGTLLAFIMVCIGVMVLRKKHPEIKRGFKTPWVPVVPILGIITCLLMMVSLPADTWIRLFVWLAIGLVIYFTYGKKNSKLRKELEEKEG from the coding sequence ATGTTGCGTAAGTCCGTTACACGATTGATAGCTGAGGCCAATGAAGAAGGCCACAAAACTCTCAAAAGGAGCCTTGGGCCCTTTAGTTTGATAGCTATCGGAATAGGCGTTATAATCGGCGCCGGTTTGTTTTCTTTAACAGGTATTGCCGCTGCCAATAATACCGGCCCTGCTGTTACCCTTTCTTTTATTATTGCCGCTATAGGTTGTGCGTTCAGCGCCTTGTGTTATGCCGAGCTGGCCGCTATGGTGCCGGTTTCGGGAAGTGCTTACACCTACTCCTATGCTACTATCGGCGAGTTGTTTGCCTGGATCATTGGCTGGGACCTTGTGCTAGAGTTTTCAGTAGGGGCAGCCACAGTAGGCATTAGCTGGAGCCAATACCTGGTTCGGTTTCTGGGTCAGTATGGTATCCATTTACCACCACAGCTGGTGTCTTCGCCTTTTGAAACGGTTGCACTTGCCGATGGCAGTATCGTCAGCGGGATCTTTAACCTGCCAGCCGTACTGGTGGTAGTAGCCATGACGGCTGTGATCATTCGTGGTACCAAAGGTTCTGCCTTGTTCAATGCCATTGTAGTAACCTTGAAAGTAGCTGTTGTATTGGTCTTTATTGCCCTGGGCTGGCAGTATATTAACCCGGCTAACTACCATCCTTATATTCCACAGAACACAGGAACCTTTGGCGAGTTTGGCTGGAGTGGTATTCTACGAGGTGCCGGGGTAGTATTCTTTGTGTTTATTGGTTTTGATATTGTATCTACCATGGCGCAGGAAACCAAGAATCCGCAGCGCAATATGCCAATTGGTATCATCGGTTCTCTGGCTGTATGTACTATTCTCTTTGTATTGTTTGGCTACGTCATGACGGGTTTAGCCAATTACACCGAGTTTAAAAACAGTGCCGCCCCTGTAGCCATTGCCATTCAAAAAACGCCCTATCTCTGGTTAAGCCAGGCCATTATTTTGGCCATACTGATTGGCTATACTTCTGTGATACTGGTAGATCTGTTAGGTCAATCACGTGTGTTTTATTCTATGAGTCGGGATGGTTTGTTACCTAAAGTCTTCTCGGATCTGCATCCCAAATTTCAAACACCGGTAAAGTCAAACATTCTGCTCTGTGTGTTCATTAGTTTGTTTGCCGGGTTAGTGCCCATTCGCGTAGTGGGTGAAATGACGAGCATTGGAACCTTGCTTGCCTTTATCATGGTATGTATTGGGGTAATGGTATTGCGTAAAAAACATCCAGAAATAAAGCGTGGCTTTAAAACACCATGGGTGCCTGTAGTGCCTATACTGGGAATCATTACCTGCTTGTTAATGATGGTGTCATTGCCTGCCGACACCTGGATCCGCTTGTTTGTATGGCTGGCTATTGGGTTGGTGATCTACTTTACCTATGGTAAGAAAAACAGCAAACTGCGGAAAGAGCTGGAGGAGAAGGAGGGATAG
- a CDS encoding helix-turn-helix transcriptional regulator — MNRIDRLLAIVTFLQSKKYVSAEAIADKFNISIRTVYRDIKALCEQGIPVSFEQHKGYFIVQGFFLPPVSFSTEEANALLLMEKVMEGFADKSIWKHYSSALNKIKSVLRGQQKEQIEALSNNMRFHVPDCFAPDYEYLSLLQTAIASRTVIQLEYQNNKAEISKRKVEPIGLVFYAFAWHLIGWCQYRKDYRDFRVSRILKIQATSEPFTQQNLMELNDYIIMHALTTSPAPKESASR; from the coding sequence ATGAACCGCATCGACCGACTTTTGGCCATCGTCACCTTTCTGCAATCCAAAAAATATGTATCAGCAGAAGCTATTGCGGATAAATTCAATATTAGCATACGCACTGTATATCGCGATATAAAGGCCCTGTGCGAACAAGGGATACCGGTAAGTTTTGAACAGCACAAAGGCTATTTTATAGTACAGGGTTTCTTCCTGCCTCCTGTTTCCTTTTCTACAGAAGAAGCCAACGCCTTGTTACTAATGGAGAAAGTGATGGAAGGCTTTGCCGACAAATCTATCTGGAAACATTACTCTTCTGCCTTAAACAAAATAAAATCTGTACTACGCGGCCAGCAAAAAGAACAGATAGAAGCACTGAGTAATAACATGCGCTTTCATGTACCGGATTGTTTTGCTCCCGACTACGAGTATTTATCACTACTCCAAACAGCCATAGCTTCACGTACTGTTATCCAACTGGAATATCAGAATAATAAAGCCGAAATAAGCAAGCGAAAAGTAGAACCCATTGGACTGGTCTTCTATGCTTTTGCCTGGCATCTCATTGGTTGGTGTCAGTACCGGAAGGATTACCGCGACTTTAGGGTATCACGCATCTTAAAGATCCAAGCCACCAGCGAACCCTTTACCCAGCAAAACCTGATGGAGCTTAATGATTATATTATAATGCATGCACTGACTACTTCCCCGGCCCCTAAAGAGAGCGCTTCGCGCTAG
- a CDS encoding DinB family protein — protein sequence MNIIELISKEFEAEAVTTRKMLERVPADKLKWQPHPKSMTMEQLTVHIAELPSWISMALHTSELDFASQPYEPTIVNDTQDLLNVFEKSLADGRKALQEAKEEDLLPTWVLRNGDQIYATMTKYEVIRHSLSQTIHHRAQLGVYLRLLDIPIPGSYGPSADEPGF from the coding sequence ATGAATATCATTGAACTGATCTCAAAAGAATTTGAAGCCGAAGCCGTTACTACCCGCAAAATGCTGGAGCGCGTACCTGCTGACAAACTGAAATGGCAGCCCCACCCTAAAAGCATGACCATGGAGCAGCTAACCGTACATATAGCCGAACTTCCATCCTGGATATCCATGGCACTGCACACGAGCGAGTTAGATTTTGCCAGCCAGCCTTATGAGCCAACCATTGTTAATGACACTCAGGATTTATTGAATGTGTTTGAGAAATCGTTAGCCGATGGCAGAAAGGCCTTACAAGAAGCCAAAGAAGAAGACCTGTTACCCACTTGGGTTTTACGCAATGGCGACCAGATATATGCTACCATGACCAAGTATGAAGTGATCCGTCATTCTTTAAGCCAAACCATTCACCACCGCGCACAACTAGGTGTATACCTGCGCCTGTTAGACATACCTATCCCTGGCAGTTATGGCCCCAGTGCGGATGAGCCTGGCTTCTAA
- a CDS encoding 1-phosphofructokinase family hexose kinase — protein MKNMILTITLNPTIDKSTSVEKIAPESKLRCAAMKHEPGGGGINVSKALKKLGSDSKTLFPAGGYNGLMLKHLLHEEHIEAEVIPVEKETRENFIVLETSTNKQYRFNLPGEPTSIPLLEKVIEYIQNNPFEYIIASGSLLPGMTDDTYAQIAKVAASMGAKFILDTSGPALEAAVNEGIYLLKPNIGELAKLSGIQWLEADGVEAAARKLIDQGKVTLVAVSMGAAGALLISKDASYKVLAPEVEKRSTVGAGDSMVAGMVYMLSQGKTLEEVIRFGVACGTAATMNHGTELFYKEDAERLFQTMKVESYQV, from the coding sequence ATGAAAAACATGATTCTCACTATAACACTGAACCCAACCATTGATAAGAGTACATCAGTAGAAAAAATAGCTCCAGAATCTAAGTTGCGCTGTGCTGCCATGAAGCATGAACCTGGCGGAGGCGGTATCAATGTGAGTAAAGCTTTAAAAAAGTTAGGTAGCGATTCAAAAACCTTATTCCCGGCAGGCGGATATAATGGGCTCATGTTAAAGCACCTGTTGCACGAAGAACATATAGAAGCGGAAGTGATTCCAGTAGAGAAAGAAACCCGGGAGAACTTTATTGTATTAGAAACATCAACGAATAAGCAATACCGGTTTAATTTACCTGGAGAGCCTACTTCCATACCTCTTTTGGAAAAAGTAATTGAATACATTCAAAACAACCCATTTGAATATATCATAGCCAGCGGCAGCTTGTTGCCAGGCATGACAGACGATACCTATGCACAGATTGCTAAGGTTGCAGCCAGCATGGGCGCTAAGTTTATCCTGGATACTTCAGGACCTGCATTGGAAGCGGCTGTCAATGAAGGTATTTACTTGTTGAAGCCCAATATTGGTGAACTGGCAAAGTTGTCGGGTATTCAGTGGCTAGAGGCTGATGGTGTAGAAGCGGCTGCGCGTAAGTTGATAGATCAAGGTAAGGTAACGTTGGTAGCCGTGTCTATGGGTGCAGCTGGCGCTTTGTTGATCTCTAAAGATGCTAGCTATAAGGTGCTGGCTCCTGAAGTGGAAAAGAGAAGCACAGTAGGTGCTGGCGACTCTATGGTGGCAGGAATGGTGTATATGCTTTCGCAGGGAAAAACATTGGAAGAAGTAATTCGTTTTGGTGTGGCTTGCGGAACGGCGGCTACTATGAATCATGGCACTGAGTTATTTTATAAAGAAGATGCCGAACGTTTGTTCCAAACGATGAAGGTTGAATCCTATCAAGTGTAA
- a CDS encoding response regulator, whose protein sequence is MLKTGPIVIVEDDADDQHLMQEALHSLYLTNPILFFAQGSAALHYLKTTADEPFIILCDINMPGMNGLEFLKKVHSELPVQKRGIPFIFFSTSATPDAMQKAYSMHVQGFFVKPHAMAETKRVLQLIISYWQTCRYPNNRESKQPWHH, encoded by the coding sequence ATGCTGAAAACAGGACCAATTGTAATTGTAGAAGACGATGCGGATGATCAACACCTTATGCAAGAAGCTTTGCATTCACTTTACTTAACGAATCCCATTTTGTTTTTTGCCCAGGGCAGCGCTGCTTTACACTATTTAAAGACAACTGCTGACGAGCCTTTTATTATTTTGTGTGACATAAATATGCCCGGTATGAACGGGCTTGAGTTCTTAAAAAAAGTACATTCTGAATTGCCTGTACAAAAGCGAGGCATACCCTTTATTTTCTTTTCTACATCTGCTACACCCGATGCTATGCAAAAAGCTTACAGTATGCATGTGCAAGGTTTTTTTGTAAAGCCGCATGCTATGGCCGAAACGAAGCGGGTGCTTCAGCTGATCATTAGTTACTGGCAAACGTGCCGATATCCAAACAATAGAGAGTCAAAGCAGCCTTGGCACCATTAG
- a CDS encoding glycoside hydrolase family 32 protein, which yields MHRNIGIGLALLLVTVIVKPLTAQPHKTDDVPASYKEPYRPQIHFSPKEKWMNDPNGMVYYKGTYHLFYQYYPDSTVWGPMHWGHATSKDLIHWQHQPIALYPDSLGYIFSGSAVVDKNNTSGFGKSGKVPLVAIFTHHDPVGDKAGRNDYQVQSLAYSLDDGKTWIKYAGNPVLKNPGIKDFRDPKVFWFEAGKKWIMTLAVLDHIAFYSSKDLKNWSKESEFGKDLGAHGGVWECPDLFELKGNGKKVWVLLVNLNPGGPNGGSATQYFIGDFDGKTFTTSHRDTRWLDYGPDEYAGITWSNTSNRKIFLGWMSNWLYGTVVPTDRWRSAMTLPRDLALKQVGKDWFITSWPSKELNVITGKPVVLQNLKVQDHLDLATKLPAVAFPCRIDINLETAATHAVVLSNAAGEELVVGYDKQGNQYYIDRRHSGKVDFQKDFASRSVAPRISSANSMNLTLVIDISSVELFADNGLSVMTGIFFPSTPYTNVQLRAPVGIIIKKMVYTRLSSIWK from the coding sequence ATGCACAGGAACATTGGTATTGGCCTTGCTTTATTGCTGGTGACGGTTATTGTAAAGCCATTGACAGCACAGCCACATAAAACTGATGATGTACCAGCATCGTATAAAGAGCCTTATCGCCCACAGATCCATTTTTCACCCAAAGAAAAATGGATGAATGATCCCAATGGTATGGTATATTATAAGGGTACATACCATTTGTTTTACCAATATTACCCAGATAGTACCGTATGGGGACCCATGCACTGGGGACATGCCACCAGTAAAGACCTTATACATTGGCAGCATCAGCCTATTGCTTTATACCCCGATAGCCTTGGGTATATTTTTTCGGGTAGTGCTGTTGTAGATAAGAATAATACTTCGGGTTTTGGAAAAAGCGGCAAGGTTCCGTTGGTAGCTATTTTTACGCATCACGATCCGGTAGGCGACAAAGCTGGGCGGAACGACTACCAGGTGCAAAGCTTAGCGTATAGCCTGGATGATGGCAAGACATGGATCAAGTATGCGGGTAATCCTGTGCTGAAGAATCCAGGTATCAAGGACTTTCGCGATCCCAAAGTATTCTGGTTTGAGGCCGGTAAAAAATGGATCATGACATTAGCTGTATTGGACCACATTGCTTTTTATTCTTCCAAGGATTTAAAGAACTGGTCAAAAGAAAGTGAGTTTGGTAAAGACCTTGGCGCGCATGGTGGTGTATGGGAATGTCCTGATCTGTTTGAGTTGAAGGGCAATGGTAAAAAGGTATGGGTGCTGCTGGTCAACCTGAATCCCGGCGGCCCTAACGGTGGATCGGCAACACAGTATTTTATTGGTGACTTTGATGGCAAGACTTTTACCACTTCGCATAGGGATACGCGTTGGCTGGATTATGGCCCCGATGAATATGCAGGTATTACCTGGTCCAATACCAGTAACAGGAAAATATTCTTAGGCTGGATGAGCAACTGGCTTTATGGTACAGTAGTGCCTACCGACCGATGGCGCAGTGCTATGACCCTGCCACGTGATCTGGCATTGAAACAAGTAGGTAAGGATTGGTTCATTACGTCATGGCCTTCAAAGGAGTTAAATGTAATAACTGGTAAGCCTGTAGTGCTTCAAAACCTGAAAGTACAAGACCATCTTGACCTGGCAACTAAGTTGCCGGCTGTTGCCTTTCCATGTCGTATTGATATCAATTTGGAAACTGCAGCTACACATGCGGTGGTATTGTCTAATGCAGCTGGTGAAGAGTTGGTAGTTGGATATGATAAGCAAGGCAACCAATATTATATTGATCGCCGGCATTCAGGTAAGGTGGATTTTCAGAAAGACTTTGCCAGTAGAAGTGTAGCGCCTCGCATTTCTTCAGCAAACAGTATGAACCTGACACTTGTTATTGACATTAGCTCAGTAGAGTTATTTGCAGACAATGGCTTAAGTGTAATGACCGGTATCTTCTTTCCTTCAACGCCATATACGAATGTGCAACTGAGGGCTCCAGTCGGCATTATTATTAAAAAAATGGTCTATACCCGCTTGTCCAGTATTTGGAAGTAG
- a CDS encoding sugar porter family MFS transporter yields the protein MNNQKVLIWSIIVALGGFLFGFDTAVISGAEQAIQKFWNLTPVEHGFTISIALIGTIVGSLMGSIPSDRLGRRKTLILIAGTYLVASLGTALATNWYLFLFFRFMGGLGVGASSVTAPVYISEIAPAERRGRLVAMFQFNVVLGILISYFSNYLIGQDGESSWRWMLGVQAIPSLLFLVLLFLVPESPRWLILKKGKVEEARATLRIINPQNCDEIVESIRANHRAEEATGSANQLLSSKYKFPVFLAVAFAIFNQVSGINAIIYYAPRIFEMTGLARGSSLLSTVGIGLVNFLFTLLALNFIDRVGRKTLMLIGSVGLISTLGLVSQAFYTQNFSSWAVTVYLLVYIAFFAFSQGAVIWVFISEIFPNEVRAKGQTLGSFTHWVMAALIAFSFPMLSERFGGGHTFLFFSLMMVLQLLFVWKFMPETKGKSLEQIERTLVLH from the coding sequence ATGAATAATCAAAAGGTTCTGATATGGAGTATTATAGTTGCATTAGGTGGCTTTCTATTTGGATTTGATACCGCCGTAATTTCTGGTGCCGAACAGGCCATTCAAAAATTCTGGAACTTAACACCTGTGGAGCATGGGTTTACTATTTCCATCGCACTTATTGGCACTATCGTTGGTTCCTTAATGGGTAGCATACCATCGGATCGGCTGGGCCGTAGAAAAACCTTGATCCTGATTGCCGGTACCTACCTGGTAGCTTCGCTGGGTACCGCATTGGCTACTAACTGGTATCTCTTTTTGTTCTTCCGTTTTATGGGTGGATTGGGTGTAGGAGCTTCTTCGGTTACTGCTCCGGTTTATATTTCGGAAATAGCACCGGCCGAAAGAAGAGGCCGACTGGTAGCTATGTTTCAATTCAATGTGGTGTTAGGTATCCTGATCTCTTATTTTTCAAATTATTTAATAGGACAAGACGGTGAATCATCCTGGCGTTGGATGCTGGGTGTGCAGGCCATACCTTCTTTGTTGTTCCTGGTATTATTGTTCCTGGTGCCGGAGAGCCCGCGATGGTTGATTTTAAAGAAGGGTAAGGTAGAGGAAGCGCGTGCTACCTTACGTATTATCAATCCGCAGAATTGTGATGAAATAGTGGAAAGTATAAGAGCCAATCACCGCGCTGAAGAAGCTACTGGCAGCGCTAACCAACTCCTTTCTTCTAAATATAAGTTTCCTGTTTTCCTGGCAGTGGCCTTTGCTATTTTCAACCAGGTGTCGGGTATCAATGCTATCATCTATTATGCACCCCGTATTTTTGAAATGACAGGTTTAGCACGCGGCTCCTCCTTGCTTTCAACCGTCGGTATTGGGTTGGTCAACTTTTTATTTACACTGCTAGCGCTCAACTTCATTGACCGGGTGGGTAGAAAAACATTGATGCTCATTGGCTCTGTTGGTTTGATCAGCACTTTGGGTTTGGTGTCGCAAGCTTTTTATACGCAGAACTTTAGCAGTTGGGCCGTTACTGTTTATTTACTGGTGTACATTGCTTTTTTTGCCTTTAGCCAAGGCGCTGTCATTTGGGTGTTTATCTCAGAGATATTTCCTAATGAAGTACGCGCTAAAGGCCAAACACTGGGCAGCTTTACGCATTGGGTGATGGCTGCGCTCATTGCTTTTTCATTTCCTATGCTGTCTGAGCGATTTGGTGGTGGGCATACCTTTTTGTTCTTTTCTTTAATGATGGTATTGCAGCTGTTGTTTGTATGGAAGTTTATGCCGGAGACAAAGGGCAAGTCGCTGGAACAGATTGAGCGCACCTTAGTACTGCATTAA
- a CDS encoding beta-N-acetylhexosaminidase produces the protein MRKLKILLAALFPVMVVAQDVAIIPKPVKLQVTSAKDRFIIDQETTIIPETVDAMPAAEFLKDYLKKYYGKELTINPRHNSFNAILLKLDKVDSKVVGAYDFRSKKNNVQIKANEPSGLFYGVQSLIQLLPVSGRLEEGVASVSISDYPRFQYRGMHLDVSRHIFPVDYIKKYIDYLALHKMNVFHWHLTDDQGWRIEIKKHPKLTEVGAWRNGTIIGLFPGTGNDSLRYGGYYTQEEVKEVVRYAADRFITVLPEIDIPGHCMAVLATYPELSTTPNEPKQVAQTWGIYNRQNNVLVPSEKTFAFIEDVLNEVMDLFPSEYIHIGGDECAKKWWQESAVSQQFMKEHGLKDEKELQSYFIHQAEMIVNKKGRKIIGWNEILEGGLAPNAAVMSWQGIKGGITAAKQGHPVVMTPSSQMYFNHMQSAKEDSLTAAGKAITLDSVYLYDPVPAELTAKESSYIWGGQACLWTEYISNTAKVEYMLFPRLSALSEVLWSPKESRNWESFQKSLPSQFKRYDLWQANYSLEYFKARKLDPSTYGLQKARKS, from the coding sequence ATGAGAAAATTGAAGATTCTTTTAGCAGCGCTTTTCCCGGTTATGGTGGTAGCGCAGGATGTAGCTATTATTCCAAAGCCAGTGAAGTTGCAGGTGACTAGTGCCAAAGATCGTTTCATCATTGATCAGGAAACGACAATCATTCCAGAGACTGTTGACGCGATGCCAGCAGCCGAATTCCTGAAGGACTATCTTAAAAAATATTATGGTAAAGAGCTTACCATCAATCCTCGCCACAATAGTTTTAATGCCATCTTGTTGAAATTGGATAAGGTCGATAGTAAGGTGGTAGGGGCTTATGATTTTCGCTCAAAAAAGAATAACGTACAGATCAAAGCGAACGAGCCATCTGGTCTGTTTTATGGCGTGCAAAGCTTGATCCAGTTGCTACCGGTTTCTGGTCGTCTGGAAGAAGGTGTAGCCAGCGTAAGTATCAGTGACTATCCGCGTTTTCAATACCGGGGTATGCACCTGGATGTAAGCCGCCATATTTTTCCAGTCGACTACATCAAGAAATACATTGACTACTTAGCCTTACATAAAATGAATGTTTTCCATTGGCATTTAACCGATGACCAGGGATGGCGAATTGAAATTAAAAAGCATCCTAAGCTGACAGAGGTAGGTGCATGGCGCAATGGTACCATCATTGGCTTGTTCCCTGGAACTGGCAATGATAGCCTGCGCTATGGTGGTTATTATACGCAGGAAGAAGTAAAAGAAGTAGTGCGTTATGCTGCCGATCGCTTTATTACCGTATTGCCCGAGATTGATATTCCTGGCCACTGCATGGCCGTATTGGCTACTTATCCCGAGTTAAGCACTACGCCCAATGAGCCGAAGCAGGTAGCACAAACCTGGGGTATCTATAACCGGCAAAACAACGTGCTGGTGCCATCTGAAAAGACCTTTGCTTTTATTGAAGATGTGCTAAATGAAGTAATGGATCTATTCCCATCAGAATACATTCATATTGGTGGAGATGAATGTGCCAAGAAGTGGTGGCAAGAATCGGCTGTGAGCCAGCAGTTCATGAAAGAACATGGCTTAAAAGATGAAAAGGAATTACAAAGCTATTTTATTCACCAGGCTGAAATGATTGTAAATAAAAAAGGGCGGAAGATCATTGGCTGGAACGAAATACTGGAAGGTGGTCTGGCACCCAATGCGGCTGTTATGAGTTGGCAAGGTATAAAGGGTGGTATAACTGCAGCTAAACAAGGCCACCCGGTGGTAATGACGCCAAGTTCTCAAATGTATTTCAATCATATGCAGTCTGCTAAAGAAGATTCGCTGACGGCAGCGGGCAAAGCGATCACGCTAGATAGTGTATACTTATATGATCCGGTACCAGCTGAACTCACTGCTAAGGAGAGCAGTTATATCTGGGGTGGCCAGGCCTGCTTGTGGACGGAGTATATTAGCAATACGGCTAAGGTGGAGTACATGTTATTTCCGCGACTTAGCGCTTTAAGTGAAGTGTTGTGGAGCCCGAAGGAAAGTCGCAATTGGGAAAGTTTTCAAAAAAGTTTACCTAGCCAGTTTAAGCGGTACGATCTTTGGCAGGCCAACTACAGTTTGGAATATTTTAAAGCCCGAAAGCTTGATCCGTCAACCTATGGGTTGCAGAAAGCAAGAAAAAGCTAA
- a CDS encoding carbohydrate kinase family protein: MAPDSVSHPIVCFGEVLWDILPDKSLPGGAPMNVAYHLQKLGLRPAMISRVGADEYGNKLIEMLSGNQLSTAFIQVDQQHETGLVYAKPGATNEMTYDIVYPSAWDFIEQQPALHDLVNNASYFVFGSLATRHFTSRETLYTLLEAPTTKVLDINLRQPYYDQPGVEALLQKADILKLNESELEIIASWYGTYPAKELQIQLLQDRFAIETVIVTMGADGAMVARSGQYFYNPSYKVEVADTIGSGDAFLAGFLSQLYNKASMQEALDYASGLGALIASYHGACPAYDLAEVTRLMQASRQPHL, from the coding sequence ATGGCACCAGATTCTGTATCCCATCCAATAGTATGTTTTGGAGAGGTCTTGTGGGACATACTGCCCGACAAATCTCTGCCTGGCGGCGCGCCAATGAATGTAGCGTACCATTTACAAAAGCTAGGCTTACGGCCAGCTATGATCAGCCGCGTTGGCGCAGATGAGTATGGGAATAAGTTAATAGAGATGTTATCTGGTAATCAACTGAGTACGGCCTTTATTCAAGTTGATCAACAGCACGAAACAGGCTTGGTATATGCGAAGCCGGGCGCTACTAATGAAATGACCTATGATATTGTTTATCCTTCTGCCTGGGACTTTATTGAACAACAACCGGCTCTTCATGATCTCGTAAATAATGCAAGCTATTTTGTGTTTGGCAGTTTGGCTACGCGCCATTTTACATCTAGAGAAACACTTTATACATTGCTTGAAGCGCCTACAACAAAAGTGCTGGATATTAACTTGCGACAGCCCTATTATGATCAGCCAGGTGTAGAGGCTTTGTTGCAAAAAGCGGATATCCTAAAACTGAATGAATCCGAGTTGGAAATCATTGCCAGTTGGTATGGAACTTACCCAGCTAAAGAACTGCAAATACAATTGCTGCAAGATCGTTTTGCTATTGAAACAGTTATTGTGACCATGGGTGCAGACGGGGCTATGGTAGCGCGATCAGGCCAGTATTTTTATAATCCCAGTTATAAGGTAGAAGTGGCTGATACCATTGGTAGCGGCGATGCTTTTTTAGCCGGCTTTTTATCCCAATTATACAATAAGGCTAGCATGCAGGAAGCCTTGGATTATGCTTCGGGCCTTGGGGCTTTAATTGCTTCCTACCACGGTGCCTGCCCGGCTTATGACCTTGCGGAGGTTACCCGATTGATGCAGGCTAGCAGACAACCACATTTATAA